In a single window of the Nicotiana tomentosiformis chromosome 8, ASM39032v3, whole genome shotgun sequence genome:
- the LOC138897808 gene encoding uncharacterized protein, whose product MDDKFIMAHVGAKKAETRVNDIFAIKQSPGEGLRDFLTRFNRQGHLKELFTDKGRNTLATGRECPGPPKPPSPAHTINMIIGGSDNASIKDIKFTATHKLKRSITHERYDGLEESITFDESDADGLTFPYNDVFVITLKILDTNVKRIMIDGRSGACIIHNRVLTQMRHEDKIVPCCITLTGFNNVVERTSGEITLLVLAGGVSLEMIFHIMDQDTAYNAIVRQPWIYPMRAALSSLYQVIKFPIPWGIFSIWGEQRTSRECYRIVMDITTTQQNKEKEKEA is encoded by the exons ATGGATGATAAGTTCATAATGGCACATGTTGGGGCCAAGAAAGCTGAAACAAGAGTAAATGATATCTTTGCCATCAAGCAATCCCCAggagagggattgagggacttcctcACCCGGTTCAACAGG CAAGGGCACCTCAAAGAATTGTTCACCGACAAGGGCAGGAACACCTTGGCGACGGGTCGAGAATGTCCAGGTCCACCAAAGCCCCCTTCACCAGCTCATACAATCAATATGATTATTGGTGGCAGCGACAACGCCTCTATCAAAGACATCAAATTCACCGCCACCCACAAGCTCAAAAGATCAATCACTCACGAACGGTATGACGGTCTCGAAGAAAGTATCACCTTCGATGAGTCAGATGCTGATGGTTTGACTTTCCCTTATAATGATGTATTTGTCATTACTTTAAAAATTTTAGATACCAATGTTAAAAGAATTATGATAGATGGCAGAAGTGGAGCGTGCATCATCCATAACCGAGTCCTCACACAGATGAGACATGAGGACAAGATAGTGCCATGTTGCATCACTCTAACAGGTTTTAACAATGTAGTTGAACGAACTTCAGGAGAAATCACACTCCTCGTTCTCGCCGGCGGAGTATCTCTAGAGATGAtattccatatcatggaccaggACACCGCATATAACGCCATCGTGAGGCAACCATGGATATACCCCATGAGAGCCGCCCTCTCCAGTTTATACCAAGTGATTAAATTCCCAATACCttggggaatattcagcatatGGGGAGAACAACGTACATCTCGGGAATGCTACCGAATCGTCATGGACAtcacaacaactcaacaaaataaggaaaaagaaaaggaagcatAG
- the LOC138897807 gene encoding uncharacterized protein: protein MKSLSINVPLVEAQEQMPRYAKFMKDLVTKKRSMNCETIKMTHQVSAIVHSMAPKLEDPGAFAISCTIGSADFAKALCDFGASITLMPYYVFKTLGIGQPRPTYMRLQMMDRTMKKPLGIIDDVLVRVDKFILPADFVILDCEVDYEVPIILGRPFLATRKALVDVEAGELTFRMGDEKVVFYVCKSMRQPNSNEVCSFVDLVTEVIVDDTSAMINVEDPLEAVLLNQEDDEKAGLIECANALQGMGSYTYGPRKRSLDLENRKTPPTKPSIKEPPTLELKPLP, encoded by the coding sequence atgaagagtttgTCCATCAATGTGCCTTTGGTTGAAGCTCAAGAACAAATGCCgagatatgccaagttcatgaaggacttggtaacaaagaagaggtcaatgaattgtgagacgatcaaaatgacacatcaagtgagtgccattgtgcatTCCATGGCTCCAAAGCTAGAAGATCCCGGTGCCTTTGCAATTTCATGCACTATTGGTAGTGCCGATTTTGCCAAAGCCTTATGTGATTTTGGAGCGAGCATTACTTTGATGCCATATTATGTGTTCAAGACATTGggtattgggcaaccaagacctactTACATGAGGTTGCAAATGATGGACCGGACAATGAAGAAGCCACTGGggattattgatgatgttctagttcgggtcgacaagttcattCTTCCTGCAGATTTTGTGATTCTTGACTGTGAAgttgactatgaggtgccaatcatattggggagacctttcctagcaacaaggaaggcattggttgatgtggaagctggggaGCTTACCTTTCGGatgggcgatgaaaaagttgtGTTCTACGTGTGCAAGTCAATGAGGCAGCCTAATAGCAACGAAGtatgctcttttgtggatctagtgacggaggtgattgttgatgacacgagtgctatgatcaatgtggaagaccctcTGGAAGCTGTGTTGTTGAATCAGGAGGATGATGAGAAGGCAGGCTTGATAGAATGTGCAAATGCTTTacaaggaatgggatcctacacaTATGGACCCCGTAAACGATCCTTGgaccttgagaaccggaagactccgccaacaaagccctcaatcaaggagccaccaacattggagttgaaaCCCTTGCCTtga